The DNA window TCGGGCACCGCCCTCCTGGCCGATGCGCACATTCGACGAGGTCACCGAGGTCCTCCCTCCCAAAACCAGAGTGCATCTGCGACCGGCCGACCTTGGTAGAACGCGACGTCACCTGGGCAGTTATTCCCGCTGAGCGCGATGACACCGCGGCGGCACCGCGATGCCGACGGTGCGAAGCCCGCCTGCAAACACGGCGATCGCCGGTTCGGATACCCCATCGGGGTTTGAAATCAGGCGATTTGGTGTACTGATACCACTACTCGCACCCAGGAAGGCAAATGATGAAGTACATTGCGGCAGCCACGATCGCGATCTCCGTCTTGCTGTCCAGCGCGTGTTCGGCCTCACAGGTCATCAACACCGGCGGCGACACCAAGTGCAAAGACTTCACCACGCAGGACGAAAAGAAGCAGAACGACGAAGTCAGCAAGATGCTCAAAGACAAGAGCGGTGCCGACCCGACCAATGTGGAGATCTCCGCAACGCGGCTCTCGGCCATGACGTACTGCCAGACACTCGGCAAGCCGGACACCAAGATCTCCGAGGCACCGCACGGCTGACGGAGCCCGCCCCGGGCCGGTTCCGGTCGGGAGCCGGTTGTACGCAATCCGCAACTGCGCAGCGGGATTTCGCGGTGTCCGACACGGCGGTTACTACGGCGCGGCTAACCCTCGCTTTCGACGACGGGGGACCGGGATCGATAAACGCCGGGTGAAAGAGACTGTGCCACGAACGCATTGGCGGTCAACGTCAGGCGCGAAGGTCCGCTCCGGACAATTTGGACCGTTGAACGCGCCGCCCCCATAACCGGGAGCGCGCTTTACCCGCGGTCGCCACGCTGGCCTCGACCTCCCCTGCAGGACGATCGGAAGGGGCGGCCGTTGCACAATCGTCCCCAAAATGCCGTCACGCTGCGTCGGCGCACCCGCACAATGACGCGATGCACACCGCTGACGGTTCCCGTCGATGCCTGTTGGCCATCGCGTTGCTGGTTGCATCGGTGGGATGCGGCGAACCGGCACACAACCGCGGTGCACCGGCGTCAGACGGCGATTTCGCGGGTCCGGTCGAGATCGGCAATGGCCGGCACATTTATCTCGAATGTCACGGAAAGGGTGGTCCGACAGTCATTTTGGAGTCCGGCTATCACAACTCGTCGGATCCGTGGGATCACTCCGATGCCGCGACGCCGGCAACGGGTCCGGCCGTGCTGCCTGCCCTCGCCACCGACCACCGCGTCTGCGCCTATGACCGGCCCGGCACCCTGCGCTATCCCGATCCGCCCAGCATCACCGACCGCAGTTCACCGGTTGCGATGCCACGCACCGCGCAGGACGTGGTCCAGGACCTGCACGCGTTACTCGCCGCCGCGCATCTTCCCGCCCCGTACACGTTGGTCGGGCATTCGCTGGGCGGGTTGTTCATCCGGCTGTATGCCCAGACCTATCCCGACCAGGTGCGGGCGTGCGCGTTCGTCGACGCCTTTCCGGTCGAGATTCCGGGCCTGATGGGATCGGATTGGCCGATGTATCGCCAGGCGCTGGACCAGCCGTTGCCGCAGTTCGCGAATTCGCCGTCGTTCGAGGTGATCGACATCGACAAGAGCGTCGCGCAGGTCGGTGCGGCCCCGACGTTCCCGCCCGTCCCCACCGTCGTATTGACCAGGACCGAGCCGTTCGCGATCCCCGGCACCGTCTCGGCCGAGCAGAGCGCGAAGCTCGAGCAGGTGTGGAGAGAGGCGTCGGCGGATCTGATCGCGCTGCGGCCACAGACACCGCACATGATCGCGACCGGCAGCGACCACTTCATCCAAATCCACCAGCCCGACCTGGTGGTGGCCGGCGTACGTCTGGCGATGCAGAGATCGGACCCGCACCGCTGACGCCGCCGGTGTGCGCCGCACCGGGTGTCAGCTCCGACTCAGAAGAACGTGCCGGCATACGGTGCGCCGGGCACTGCGAACAGTCGATCGGCCACATCCAGCGCCGCCGAATCGTCAGCCCGGGCCAGCCCGGCCGCGGCGAGACTGCGCCAGCTCGTGCCGCCGAGCAGTGCGGCACCCAACCCCTGGATCCCGACGTGGACGTCGGCGCGACGGGTCGTCGGTTCGGCCCCGTCCCCGGTGATCGTGAACGTCGCCGAATTATCCGGCAACACTGGATCGTTCACCGCGATCGTGACGGTTCCGCCGTCAACATAGGATCGCGCCGTCAGCGCACGCTCCGCATCGATGACGCGCAGCCATGTCTCGTCGTGCACCGCGGTAACCTTCGTCGCCCGGCGGTCAACGAACAGCCACGGCAACGCGTTGTCGATAGGTAGCATCCAAAACACCACTCGGTGAACGAGATCCAGGCCGAGCAGGAAACGCAGTAAACCGAGAAAGGCGTCTGTGGTGGGCGCGAAGAAGTCCTCGACCACGATGGTGCGCTGGTCGCTGACGAACCAATTTTCGGTGCCGGTGGGTCGGTAACGGACGAAACCCGACTCGGCGCCCGGTTCGCCGTGGGCGGCGACATACCAAGCCCCGGAGGATGATTCGGCGCGAAGCCGAGCGCTTTCCCACCACACCCCGGGCCGGTCGATCGTTCCGGGGCGATACGGACGATTGGCGTCATAGATGCGGGGCAGGATCTCCCAGACTTCGGCGGCATCGAGCAGCCGCACCGGACCACCGAGGCCGACGCCGGGGCGGAACGCCGCCCGCGCGCTCATGATCTCCACGCTTTGAAAACAACTCGCCACGCCGTAGCCGTACCGCTCGTAGATCGTCGCCTCCGACGCCCGCAACGATGCGACCACCTCACCGCGCGCCGCGATGTCATGCAGCTGGTGCCGGATCAATTCGGTGGCAATGCCTCTTCGGGTGAATGACGGCAGCACCCCGATGTGTGTCACGGCGGCGTGGCTCACCGTGGCCCCGCCGGGAAGGGTCAGGGTGCTCGTCACCGCGTCGGCGGTGCCGACGAGTTGCCCCTCGACGAATGCGCCGATGGTGCGGCCGGGGTCGAGCAGCTTGGTGATCTGGCCGGGCGACAGGTTCGACAGCGGCGGCAAACCCACCATCGCGGTGCGGAACAATCTGGCCGCGGCGACGAGGTCGTCCTCGGTATCGAGGGTCCGGATCTTGGTGGTCATTCGGCCATCATGTCGCGCTGGGCGCACGGAGTCACCCGACGGGCGTGATCCCCGCGTTGGAGATCGTGAAGCCATGGCCCGACGAAATCGTGCAGGTGACTCCGTCCGTCGTGGATCCACAACTGAATGGGCCGATTCCGGCGGTTTGGCCGTAGGCGAGAACCGGCGTGCCGATTCCCGCGTTGCCGATGCAGGAAATGCCCGTGCAGTTGGTGACCACTCCGGCGGTGGACAGACGCGCGGACGCGGGCGGTTCGTTGGTTTGGCAGTAGGCCTCGTCGGGGATGCCGGGATCCCGCTTGTAGTTGACCTCACAACTGATGTTGCGCGACGGAGACAAGAAGGCGCACACCGACGCCGTGCACGTCGGGTTGTCCGCGATCGCCCGGGGCGCCCCCGCACAGCAGCCAACGACGACGAATCCGAGTGCCGCAATGACCGCACGCTTCACGTCTGCCCCTAACGGTTGGTGTGCCGCAGAAGGTATCAGACGCAATCCAATTGCGGGCCCGCTAACGGATAGGCAACCCGGTCAGCGCCCGGGAGACGACCAGGCGCTGGATCTCGCTGGTGCCCTCGAAGATGGTGAAGATCTTCGCGTCGCGGTGCATCCGCTCCACCGGGTAGTCGCGGGTGTATCCGTTGCCGCCCAGGATCTGTATCGCCTCGTCGGTGACGTAGACCGCGGTTTCGCTGGCCACCAGCTTGGCCATCGACCCCTCTGCCGAGTCGAAGGATTGGTTGTTGCGCGCCATCCATCCGGCTCGCCACACCAGCAATCGGGCGGCGTCGATCCGGCATTTCATGTCCGCCAGCTTGAACGCCACCGCCTGGAATTCACCGATCTTGCGGCCGAATTGCTCACGCTGGCAGGCATAGTCGAGGGCGTACTCGTAGGCGGCCCGGGCCACGCCGACGGCCATCGCACCGACCGTGGGCCGGGTGCGCTCAAAGGTCTTCATCGCGGCCTGCCCGCGCGCGGAGGCGCCGGATTTGACGCGGGCGATCCGCGCTTCGAACTTCTCGCGGCCGCCGAGGATGTGGTCTTCGGGGAGGCGGACGTCGTCGAGCACCACCTCGGCGGTGTGCGAAGCGCGGATCCCGTGCTTCTTGAATTTCTGGCCCTGCGCCAGCCCCTTGACACCCGCCGGGACAACGAACGTCGCCTGGCCGCGGGTGCCGAGTTCGGGATAAACCGATGCCACCACGATGTGCACGTTGGCGATACCGCCGTTGGTCGCCCAGGTCTTGGTGCCGTTGAGGACCCATTCATTGGTCGCCTCGTCGTAGCGCGCCCGGGTGCGGATGGCGCCGACGTCGGAGCCCGCGTCGGGTTCGGACGAGCAGAACGCACCGAGCTTGGGTTCGTCGGCGGTGCCGAACATTTCGGGCAGCCAGCGGCCCAACTGCTCGGGGGTTCCGTTGCCGGCCAGCGCCGCCGCGGCGAGCCCGGTGCCCATGATGGACAGCGCGATACCCGCGTCACCCCAGAACAGTTCCTCGAACACGGTCAACATGCCCAGGCCGGTTGGCTCGGCCGCCTGCTGCGCGAACAGGTCGGGGGAGTAAAGCCCCACCTTGGCCGCCTCCTGGATCACCGGCCACGGTGTTTCCTCTCGTTCATCCCATTCCGCGGCGGCGGGACGGACGACATCGGCCGCGAACTGGTGCACCCAGTCACGGACCTCGATCACGTCGTCGCTGAGTTGCAGTGAAAATGTCACAGCTCTACTCCTGAATCATTGGTATTCAACGGGTTTCGTGGATTTGCGTATTGCGCGAGGACGCTGACGGTCTGGTTGACCCACGCCTCGAAATACCGTTCCTCATCGGTGTTGCCGGGTATCCGGCCGGTGAGCGCTTGCAGCGTCGCGGCGTAAGACAGCGACCCGATCGCGACGGCCGCGGCCGCTTCCGGGTCGGGAATGCTGGTGCGGCCGGACCGATTCGATGCGGCCAGTTCGTCGGCGAAGCGTTGGTAGGCGTTGTCGGTGATCACCTGCCACGTCTTCTCGTCGAGATCGCCGAGCTCGTCGGGTTCGCGCAGCATGACCTTGAGCAGATCCTCGCTCTGCTTGAGGTTGCCCCAGATCAGCTGGCCGGCGATGCGCACCGCCCGCTCTACGCTTCCCGGTTGCCCCGCGTCGTACTGCTCCCGCGCGGCCACGATGCTGTCGATCCGGTGTGCGACCGCGGCCTCGAGCAGTTCGCGCTTGGAGCCGAAGTGCTTGTAGAGCGCGCCCGAGCCGGGCGCCAGGCCCGACTCACGCTGGATGTCGGCCACCGACGTCGCGGCGTAGCCCTTGGCGGCAAACAGCCGCAGCGCGGCGGACAGCAACCGGTCACGTCCCCGGCCAGGTCCAGCGAGCATGGTGAGAGAGTACTCACTCACCCTGGTTGAGGCAAAATCGGCCCGATTCCGGCACGTGCCGGAGCAGAGGGCCATGGCTAGCGTTAAATTCTTGCGAAACGCCACGGCGCTTGAACGCGCCGGACCGGTACTGCTGTGAGGGTTGTACTTAGGTTGGTTGACAAGGCCCACCCGGTCGGCCGGGTCCCCACCGTTGACGGCGAGCCACTGAAGGAGCCTGACATTCGCGTCCTACCGCGTGTACAGCTGCCGATGCGGGTGCTGTCGCTGCGCACCATCGTCATCGTCGCCGCCATATCGGTGATGACCCTCGTCGTCCTGCTGGGCACCTGGGTGTGGGTGGGCGTGACCAACGATCAGTACAACCAGCTCGATCGCCGGCTCGATTCGGTCAGCAGTCTGGGCGACATCAGTAGCCTGCTCAACAATGCGGAGCACACGAGACCGGACCGGCCCGCACCCGACGGCAACCTGGTGCGCACCGCGCGCATCGGGGACGTCACCGTGTCTGTACCCAGCAGCATTGTGTTGCCCCAGCTTCCCGACGGCTATGCCAACACCACGATCAACGGGGTGCAGTACCGCGTCCGCACCTTCACTGCGGGCAAGGCCTCCATCGCGCTGGCCGCGCCGTTGGCCGAGGCCCAGCATCGGATCAACGAACTGCATCTGCGGGTGTTGCTGATCTGTGCCAGCGTGATCGGCGGCACCGTGGTCGTGGGATGGGTGATCTCGCTGATCATGGTCAATCCGTTCCTGCTGCTGGCTCAGCAGGCCCGCGCCATCAACGCCCAGTCCAGTCCCGACGAGGTCCAGGTTCGCGGCGTGCGCGAGGCCGTGGAGATCGCCGAGGCGGTCGAGGGGATGCTGGCCCGCATAGGTAAGGAGCAGCAGCGCACCAAGGCCGCGCTTGAATCGGCACGCGACTTCGCCGCGGTCGCCTCCCACGAGTTGCGCACGCCGTTGACCGCCATGCGCACCAACCTAGAGGTGCTGTCCACCCTGGACCTGCCGCCCGAGCAGCGTCACGAGGTCATCGGCGACGTCATCCGCACCCAGAGCCGCATCGAAGCCACCCTGACCGCCCTGGAGCGGCTGGCTCAGGGCGAACTGACCACCGTCGACGACTTCGTCCCGTTCGACATCACCGAGCTTTTGGATCGTGCCGCTCACGACGCGCTGCGCATCTACCCCGATGTGGAGGTGTCGCTGGTGCCCTCGCCGACGGTGCTGATGATCGGGCTGCCCACCGGGCTGCGGCTGGTGATCGACAATGCCATCGCCAACGCCGTCAAGCACGGCAATGCCGATAAGATCCAGCTGACCGTCGGTAGTTCCGGTGAGGGCGTGGAGATCGCGATCGACGACAACGGCACCGGCATCCCGGAATCCGAACGCGCCACGGTCTTCGAACGCTTTGCCCGCGGTTCGACGGCCTCGCGGTCGGGGTCGGGGCTGGGCCTGGCGCTGGTCGCCCAGCAGGCCGAATTGCACGGCGGCACAGCGGCATTGCAGACCAGCCCGCTCGGCGGCACTCGGCTGTTGCTGCGGCTGGCCGGTGATGGGCGTGGTCCGGCGTAGCGGCGGGCCGCTCGTGGCAACCCGCCCCCTGGGCGCGAACACACTCGATATCGGACAATGAGCCATGCTCGGCCACCTGGGCATCAACGTGCCCGACCTGTCAGCCGCAAAACGGTATTACGACGCGCTGATGCCCTTTGTCGGCTTTGAGCCGTTCTTTCATGCCGACGACGAGTTTTCTTATCGGCCCGCTGAAAACAAACCGGGCACTTTCCTGTTCTTCTATCCAGCGGTCGAGCCGCACGAGTACTCGTCGCAGCAAACCGGGCTGCAACACCTGGCATTCATTGTGCGGCGTCGGTCCGCGGTGCACGCCGTGCACGATCACGTCGTCCGGGTCGGCGACACCGTCATCCACCCGCCTCGCCATTTCCCGCAATATCCCGGCCATTATTTCGCCACCTTTTGGTACGACCCATTCGGCATCAAACTGGAAGCCGTATGCCACCACGACCGCGACTAAATCAAAGCGCTGCGACGGAACCGTCGCGAGGTGACCGAGGTGCATTTGTGACTGTCGAGTCGTGAGTGGCGACTGGGGTTTATAAACGACTCCTTCTGGGGATCCAGTGCTTTCACGCTTAAGACCAGGGATGCTTAACTGAATTCCGGGCTTTACTCCGCGTAAAACGGAGTGAATACAAGATCAACGAAACCGCATTACACTGAGGCCCCAAGCACGTGCATTCGGGGTTGAGCGTTCGGAGGGAAATCATGGGTTTTGTTACGTCGGTGCAGTCAGAGGCGGTTGTGGCGTCGGCGGGCGCCGAATCGGCCATCAGCGCGGAGACCGAGGCGGCGGCGTCGGCGGCCGCGCCCGTCCTGCTGGGAGTGCTACCGATGGGCGGCGACCCCGACTCGGCCATGTTCGCGGCGGCGCTCAACGCCTGCGGTGGTAGCTACCTCGGCGTAGTGTCCGAGCACGCCGCCCAGCGCGGCCTGTTCGCCGGCACGCAGAGCATCGCCTCGAGCACGTACGTCGTCACCGAGCTGATGCGCAGCCTGACGATGGCAATCGGGGCTTAGAACCAAGCGACGTTAGAGGGGGAAGTACGCATGGCCGATCCGGGGTGGGCTGCGCGTACGCCTGAGGAGAACGACCTGCTGCTCAAGGCGGGGGCCGGCGTCATCACTCACTTGGCGAACCAGGCCGCCTGGACCGCATTGGCAGCCACCCATCACGGCTCGAGCATCGCGTCGACGATCAATACGGTTGCGACGTCGGCGAGTTGGACGGGCTCGGGTTCCTTGGCCTCGGCGGCAAACGCGACCGCGCTGAACGCGTCGCTGCACGGGCTGGCCGGCTGGGTCGATGTCAAGCCTGCGGTGGTGTCGACCGCGGTCTCGGCGTACCAGATGGCATATGGCTCGATGCGCCCCGCTCCCGAATGCATTGAGAACCGCACCGAGACCGCCACCGATTACGGCATCAACCCGTTGGTTCTCGGCGCATTGACCCCGCGAATCACCTCTTTGGAGCTCGAGTACTTCGGGTCGATGTGGCCGAACAACTCCGCCGTCGGGGCCAGCTACGGAACGATCCTGACGGCCTTGGCGCAAAGCCTGACCATTCCGCCGCCGGTCGCGACCATGGGTGCCTCGCCGGCCGCGCCCGCGCAGGCGGCAGCGGCGATCGGCGAGTCGGCCGCCGACGAAGGGGCCGGCGACGGCATGCGCGCCGCCATGCAGGGCGCCCAGACGGGGACGCAGGGGGCCGGTCAGGCGGCCTCGGGTGGCCAGGACTTCATGAGTCAGGCCGGCTCGTTGATGCAGCCGGCGCAGCAGTTGATGGGCGCGGTCCCGCAGGTCATGCAGGCTCCGATGCAAATGATGCAGGCGCCGATGCAGATGATGCAGCCGCTGATGGGCATGTTCGCCAACCCCGGCGCGATGGGCATGGGCGGGGCGACACCCGCGGTATCGGCGGTCTCGGCGACCAGCGGACTGTCCGCGGCGGAAGCCGGCGCGGGCGGGGGCGCATCCCTGGGCGGCGCTGGCATGCCCGCGACCAGTTTCACCCGTCCGGTCAGCGCCTTCGAGCCCGCCACCAGTGGCCGGCCGGTGGGGCTGCGGCCGGCCGGGGCGTTAGGCGCCGAGGCCATGCGACCGCAGACCACGACGATGGGTGGTGCCCCGATGGGCGGTATGCCCGTGGGGCACGGGGCGGGAGGCGAACGCGGCTCCCGTGACAAAGCCGACCAGCCCGCGACCGTGCGGGTGGTCGACGCTCGAGTGTGAAGCGAACCCCCTGGTGAAAGGTGAATCGACAGGTCCAAATAGCCGCCATACACTTCGCTTCATGCCCTCACGGGGGGCGGCCCACCGGAGAAGGAGAATTCCGTGACAATCAAAGTGACACCGCAAATGCTTCGTGATGCTTCCAACGCTATCCAGGCGAACATGGAGCACGCGATCGGGATTGGCCAGGGATACGTCGCGAATCAGGAAAACGTGATGAATCCGTCCACCTGGTCTGGTGCGGCTGTGACCGCATCGCACGCCACGGCCATCGAAGTCCAAAACGACTTGAACAAAGTCTTGACCGGCGGCACGCGCCTGGCCGAGGGCCTTACCAAGGCGGCGGCACTGATGGAGGGCCACGAGGCGGATTCCTCGCACGCCTTTAGCGCGCTATTCGGCGGCCACGGCTCCTGAGCTCCCATTCATTCGCAATTCCCTTAATGGTCTTTTGAAAGGAAATCCACAATGTCCGACCCGATCACCTATAACCCGGGAGCCGTAGCCGACTTCGCCACCGATGTCGCCTCCCGCGCCGGCCAGTTGCAATCGATTTTCGACGACACCTCCAACCGCACGCACGCCCTGCAGGAATTCTTCGCCGGCCACGGGGCATCGGGCTTCTTCGAGGCCCAGGCGCAGATGCTGTCGGGGCTGCAAGGTCTCATCGACACCATCCGCCAGCACGGGGTGACGACCTCCCACGTGCTGGACAACGCCCTCAGCACGGACCAGCACATCGCCGGTCTTTTCTGAGCCCACACCAGGACAAGCGAAGGTGGGGCAGATGCGCCGAGCGTGTGTGCCCCACCTTTGGTCTCTTGTCCGCCCATCCGGGGATTCGCTCAGTGAGGGCAAGGCGACATGCTGACAACGACGGTCGACGGCCTCTGGGTGTTGCAGGCGGTCACGGGGATCGAGCAGACCTGCCCTGAACTGGGGTTGCGACCGATGCTGCCGCGCCTGGACACCCCGGAGCGGGCGCTGGGCCACCCCGCCGCCGCCGAGTTGGTGGCCGCCGGTGCGCTCGATGATGCCGGCACCGTCGACCCGATGATTCGTGAGTGGCTGACCGTCCTGTTGCGGCGCGACCTGGGACTGCTGGTGATGATGGGAGTCCCGGGCCGGGAGCCGACGCGTGCATCGATCTGCCGCTTCGCGACGTGGTGGGTGGTCCTGGAACGCCATGGCGACCTGGTTCGTCTGTATCCCGCCGGCACGGCCGGCAACGAGGCGTCGGCCAGCGACCTCGTGGTCGGTCAGATCGAGCGGCTGTGCGGGGTGGCCGAGGCGGCGCCGCTGCGGCCGGTCACGCTGGACACCGAGCAATTGCTGAATTCGGTGCGCGACACCGCCAGCCTGCGAGCGTTCCTGCTCGAACAGCGCCTCGACGCCGACCAGTTGCAGATGGTCCTGACGGCCGCCGACCCGGCCCGGTCCGCGCACGCAAACATCGTCGGGCTGCAGGCCGGTGTCGGGCCGGACGAATTGGCGCGGATAGCGGTCGGCGATTCGGCGGTGTCGATCGTCGACACCCCGGCGGGACGGATCTGCATCGAAAGCGTCACCTCGGGGCAGCGTCAGTACCAGATTCTCTCGCCCGGTTCGCGCACCGATATCGGGGGAGCGATTCAGCGGCTCATCCGCCGGTTGCCCGCGGGCGACGAGTGGCACTCATATCGGCGAGTGGTCTGACGGTGCGATGCGTAGCGAACCGATGAAACTAACTGAGATAACCAAAGTCTTGGAATAGCAACGTCTGTCGCACTTGAAAGGTTTCTGAACGGGTAAACGCGGTATCGCCAACCGTGTTAGCATCTCGTCGTGACGAGCCCTTGGAATGACCCGAATATGTCGGACGAAGGAGCGCTCAGACGGGGGGATCCGTCAGGGGCCAGCAACTTCCCAGATTCGGTATCGGACACGATGCGTATCACCGATCTGGCCGCGCCGCGAAAAATTCCACCGGGGTCGGGTTGGCGGAAATTCATTTACTCCATCTCGTTTCACAAAATAAATCCCGGTGAGTCGCCCCGCGAACGGCACTACCGGGATTTGCAAAACCGCATCCGGCGGCATATTCGGCGGCAATACGTCATCACGGTCGTCTCCGGCAAGGGGGGCGTGGGCGTCACGACGCTCGTCGCCTGCCTCGGGGGTGTGTTCCGGGAATGCCGCCCGCAGAACGTGATTGCGATCGACGCCGTCCCGGGCTTCGGGACACTGGCCGACCGCATCGACGAGTCACCGCCCGGCGACTACACCGCGATCATCAACGACACCGATGTCCAGGGCTACGCCGATATTCGGGAACACTTGGGCCAGAACGTCATTGGTCTTGACGTCCTGGCCGGCAACCGGACCTCCGACCAGCCCAGGCCGCTGGTGCCCGCGATGTTCTCCGGGGTGCTGTCGCGCCTGCGGCGTACGCACACGGTGATGATCGTCGACACCTCCCCCGACCTCGAACACGAAGTGATGAAGCCGGTATTGGAGAACACCGACACCCTGGTGTTCGTCTCGGGCATCACCGCGGACCGGTCACGCCCGGTGCTGCGGGCGGTGGATTACCTGCGCTCGC is part of the Mycobacterium mantenii genome and encodes:
- a CDS encoding MinD/ParA family ATP-binding protein, encoding MTSPWNDPNMSDEGALRRGDPSGASNFPDSVSDTMRITDLAAPRKIPPGSGWRKFIYSISFHKINPGESPRERHYRDLQNRIRRHIRRQYVITVVSGKGGVGVTTLVACLGGVFRECRPQNVIAIDAVPGFGTLADRIDESPPGDYTAIINDTDVQGYADIREHLGQNVIGLDVLAGNRTSDQPRPLVPAMFSGVLSRLRRTHTVMIVDTSPDLEHEVMKPVLENTDTLVFVSGITADRSRPVLRAVDYLRSQGYHELVSRSTVIVNHTDQITDKDALAYLTERFTKVGATVEVLPFDPHLAKGGIIDTVHELKKKTRLRLFEITAGLADKYIPDAERSVP
- a CDS encoding GNAT family N-acetyltransferase, producing MTTKIRTLDTEDDLVAAARLFRTAMVGLPPLSNLSPGQITKLLDPGRTIGAFVEGQLVGTADAVTSTLTLPGGATVSHAAVTHIGVLPSFTRRGIATELIRHQLHDIAARGEVVASLRASEATIYERYGYGVASCFQSVEIMSARAAFRPGVGLGGPVRLLDAAEVWEILPRIYDANRPYRPGTIDRPGVWWESARLRAESSSGAWYVAAHGEPGAESGFVRYRPTGTENWFVSDQRTIVVEDFFAPTTDAFLGLLRFLLGLDLVHRVVFWMLPIDNALPWLFVDRRATKVTAVHDETWLRVIDAERALTARSYVDGGTVTIAVNDPVLPDNSATFTITGDGAEPTTRRADVHVGIQGLGAALLGGTSWRSLAAAGLARADDSAALDVADRLFAVPGAPYAGTFF
- a CDS encoding alpha/beta fold hydrolase translates to MHTADGSRRCLLAIALLVASVGCGEPAHNRGAPASDGDFAGPVEIGNGRHIYLECHGKGGPTVILESGYHNSSDPWDHSDAATPATGPAVLPALATDHRVCAYDRPGTLRYPDPPSITDRSSPVAMPRTAQDVVQDLHALLAAAHLPAPYTLVGHSLGGLFIRLYAQTYPDQVRACAFVDAFPVEIPGLMGSDWPMYRQALDQPLPQFANSPSFEVIDIDKSVAQVGAAPTFPPVPTVVLTRTEPFAIPGTVSAEQSAKLEQVWREASADLIALRPQTPHMIATGSDHFIQIHQPDLVVAGVRLAMQRSDPHR
- a CDS encoding WXG100 family type VII secretion target; this translates as MTIKVTPQMLRDASNAIQANMEHAIGIGQGYVANQENVMNPSTWSGAAVTASHATAIEVQNDLNKVLTGGTRLAEGLTKAAALMEGHEADSSHAFSALFGGHGS
- a CDS encoding WXG100 family type VII secretion target, yielding MSDPITYNPGAVADFATDVASRAGQLQSIFDDTSNRTHALQEFFAGHGASGFFEAQAQMLSGLQGLIDTIRQHGVTTSHVLDNALSTDQHIAGLF
- a CDS encoding TetR/AcrR family transcriptional regulator, whose protein sequence is MLAGPGRGRDRLLSAALRLFAAKGYAATSVADIQRESGLAPGSGALYKHFGSKRELLEAAVAHRIDSIVAAREQYDAGQPGSVERAVRIAGQLIWGNLKQSEDLLKVMLREPDELGDLDEKTWQVITDNAYQRFADELAASNRSGRTSIPDPEAAAAVAIGSLSYAATLQALTGRIPGNTDEERYFEAWVNQTVSVLAQYANPRNPLNTNDSGVEL
- a CDS encoding sensor histidine kinase: MRVLSLRTIVIVAAISVMTLVVLLGTWVWVGVTNDQYNQLDRRLDSVSSLGDISSLLNNAEHTRPDRPAPDGNLVRTARIGDVTVSVPSSIVLPQLPDGYANTTINGVQYRVRTFTAGKASIALAAPLAEAQHRINELHLRVLLICASVIGGTVVVGWVISLIMVNPFLLLAQQARAINAQSSPDEVQVRGVREAVEIAEAVEGMLARIGKEQQRTKAALESARDFAAVASHELRTPLTAMRTNLEVLSTLDLPPEQRHEVIGDVIRTQSRIEATLTALERLAQGELTTVDDFVPFDITELLDRAAHDALRIYPDVEVSLVPSPTVLMIGLPTGLRLVIDNAIANAVKHGNADKIQLTVGSSGEGVEIAIDDNGTGIPESERATVFERFARGSTASRSGSGLGLALVAQQAELHGGTAALQTSPLGGTRLLLRLAGDGRGPA
- a CDS encoding acyl-CoA dehydrogenase family protein, translating into MTFSLQLSDDVIEVRDWVHQFAADVVRPAAAEWDEREETPWPVIQEAAKVGLYSPDLFAQQAAEPTGLGMLTVFEELFWGDAGIALSIMGTGLAAAALAGNGTPEQLGRWLPEMFGTADEPKLGAFCSSEPDAGSDVGAIRTRARYDEATNEWVLNGTKTWATNGGIANVHIVVASVYPELGTRGQATFVVPAGVKGLAQGQKFKKHGIRASHTAEVVLDDVRLPEDHILGGREKFEARIARVKSGASARGQAAMKTFERTRPTVGAMAVGVARAAYEYALDYACQREQFGRKIGEFQAVAFKLADMKCRIDAARLLVWRAGWMARNNQSFDSAEGSMAKLVASETAVYVTDEAIQILGGNGYTRDYPVERMHRDAKIFTIFEGTSEIQRLVVSRALTGLPIR
- a CDS encoding PPE family protein, which codes for MADPGWAARTPEENDLLLKAGAGVITHLANQAAWTALAATHHGSSIASTINTVATSASWTGSGSLASAANATALNASLHGLAGWVDVKPAVVSTAVSAYQMAYGSMRPAPECIENRTETATDYGINPLVLGALTPRITSLELEYFGSMWPNNSAVGASYGTILTALAQSLTIPPPVATMGASPAAPAQAAAAIGESAADEGAGDGMRAAMQGAQTGTQGAGQAASGGQDFMSQAGSLMQPAQQLMGAVPQVMQAPMQMMQAPMQMMQPLMGMFANPGAMGMGGATPAVSAVSATSGLSAAEAGAGGGASLGGAGMPATSFTRPVSAFEPATSGRPVGLRPAGALGAEAMRPQTTTMGGAPMGGMPVGHGAGGERGSRDKADQPATVRVVDARV
- a CDS encoding ESX secretion-associated protein EspG, translated to MLTTTVDGLWVLQAVTGIEQTCPELGLRPMLPRLDTPERALGHPAAAELVAAGALDDAGTVDPMIREWLTVLLRRDLGLLVMMGVPGREPTRASICRFATWWVVLERHGDLVRLYPAGTAGNEASASDLVVGQIERLCGVAEAAPLRPVTLDTEQLLNSVRDTASLRAFLLEQRLDADQLQMVLTAADPARSAHANIVGLQAGVGPDELARIAVGDSAVSIVDTPAGRICIESVTSGQRQYQILSPGSRTDIGGAIQRLIRRLPAGDEWHSYRRVV
- a CDS encoding VOC family protein, which encodes MLGHLGINVPDLSAAKRYYDALMPFVGFEPFFHADDEFSYRPAENKPGTFLFFYPAVEPHEYSSQQTGLQHLAFIVRRRSAVHAVHDHVVRVGDTVIHPPRHFPQYPGHYFATFWYDPFGIKLEAVCHHDRD
- a CDS encoding PE domain-containing protein; the protein is MGFVTSVQSEAVVASAGAESAISAETEAAASAAAPVLLGVLPMGGDPDSAMFAAALNACGGSYLGVVSEHAAQRGLFAGTQSIASSTYVVTELMRSLTMAIGA